The genomic window GGTGGGCTCGTCTGCGACGGGCGACCGGGCCGTCTCCTATACCGGACTGCTGCGTCACGGAAAGATGGAGACCGCCTGGTTCGTGGTCGCAGACCAGGCGCTGAGCGCGTCCAGGGAGGGCGAGCCGGCGAAGCTGAAACCGGTGAATTGGTGGCGCGCCGTGACCACGAACGTCGATACGTTCGAACGGAGCTACGGCCCATCATAAATCGTGTCCGCTTCGCTCTGCTTACGGCGCACAGCGGACTTTCTCGTGAATTCCAACCGCGTTGCGCGAAAACTCCCCGCCTACTGTCCGTCCACGGTGAAGGCGAGCAGCACGTTTCCGGGCGCCGTACCATAATTGGTGTAGCCCGAGTTGACGTAGAGGATGCCCCCGGCGATCACCGGTCCCGGTCCATCGAGCGAGCCGCCATGCGCCGACACGCCGTTTACGGTCGCATAGTCCCGCATG from Bradyrhizobium zhanjiangense includes these protein-coding regions:
- a CDS encoding avidin/streptavidin family protein; protein product: MGSDVAWVGNWRNQFGSILRITDDANGRIAGNFETALEDSGFYGQAVPVTGFHRGNCIAFVAVGSSATGDRAVSYTGLLRHGKMETAWFVVADQALSASREGEPAKLKPVNWWRAVTTNVDTFERSYGPS